The Pandoraea vervacti DNA window GAAGGCATAAATGTAAAAGTCGAACCACTCGACCAGATTCCCCGAGGACGCCGCCACAATCGCGAATACGCGCTTGCGGACTTCTTCGGGGGTGGGGGGCGTGTTGCCGGTTTCGGCGCTGTTTGTCGCTGTCTCTCTCATTTCTACTGACGATGGGGGCATCGCATTAATAACCACGTTTGCAACATGACGCTGACAGTCCCATGGACCTCACGGGCACTTCGGATGTGAAGAAATGAGCCATCGCGTCGCGGGGGCGGGCCAACTATAGCGGTTGTCAGTGGGGGCAGACAATGCCCTTGTGGCAGATCGATTATTGTGAATATAGAAACAATCGGTGGAATTGTTGCGACGCAGCATGGTGATGACGCCCATGGGGCGGTCGTCTGCGCGAATCCCCTGCCTGTTTTGATAGGCGCCGCGACTTCCGAAAAATGACGAATCCCCATGCAAATTTGTCTGCGGTTGGAGGGGGCGTGTCCCTTATGCCGAGATGCCAGGTGCATTTCCGGCATCGCTTCATAAGCTTTTCGTTAACAAATGCTTAGCGCAGCGCGGGGTCGCCGCTACGATGAGATGCCGCTCCATCCTGAAGCCCTTGCGCCATGGCGCGAGGCGCGATCCCCCGAAGTCATGCAAGGCGATACGTTATTGATCAAGTCGGGCGGCGCTGCCGCGCTGACCGAATGGCAGCACCATTTCGCGCGGTTGCTCCCGGGCCTGCGCGTCTACGGCTGGGACGACCCGTTCATCGATCCGCGCAACGTCAAGTACGCGCTGGTCTATCAGCCCGATCATGGGCGTCTCGCGCACTATCCACGTCTGAAGCTGATTCTGAGCGCTGCGGCGGGCGTCGATCACATCCTCGCCGATCCGGCGCTGCCGGCGAACGTGCCCATCGTGCGCATGGTCACCGACGAGACGCGCGAGCGCATGAGCGACTTCGTGACGTTCGCCGCGCTGGCCATCGTACGGGACATGCCGGCGCTGGTGGCCGCGCAGCGCGACGGCCGTTGGGCCAACGAACTGACGGGACGGCTCGCGCGCGACACGCGCGTGAGTGTGCTCGGCCTCGGTGAGCTGGGCCGTGCCGTCGCGGCACGTCTGCAGGCCAACGGATTTCGCGTGAACGGTTGGGCGCGCACACCGAAAGCGATCCCGGGCGTGAACGTCTTCGCCGGTGAAGCCCAACTCGATGCGCTACTTGCCGAGACCGACATTCTCGTCAATCTGTTGCCGGACACCGTGGCGACGCGCGGCATTCTCGGTCGCAAGCTGTTTGCGCAATTGCCGAGCGGCGCGAGCCTGATTCAGGTCGGACGTGGCGTGCATCTCGACCGTCACGCACTGCTCGATGCGCTCGATAGCGGCCGGTTGCGCTCGGCGGTCGTCGACGTCTTCGATCTTGAGCCCTTGCCACCGGAAGACGCCTTGCGCCGGCATCCGAAGGTGCTTGTCACACCGCACATCGCTTCGACCGTGTCGTATGCGGCAAGGGCGCGCCAGGTGGCGGATGTGCTGGGGGCACATGCGCGTGGCGCACCGCTGCCGTTCGTCTACGACGCGCACAAAGGGTACTGAACCATGTCTCCTGCTTCGCCAACGTCTTCATCCTCATCCGCCTCTCACGCCTCTCACGCCTCGCCATCGCCGCTCGCGTCACACGACAGCGAAGAGGCCGTCGCCCTTGCGCGAGGGGACGACGCTTATGAACGTATCCGCCACGACGTGCTGACCTGCGTCATCATGCCGGGCGCCGTGGTGAGCGAGGCGGAGTTGATGCGTCGCTACGGCATTGCCCGCACGAGTTGCCGGGTGGCGCTCGTGCGACTGGTGCACGAGGGATTCGCCCGCGCGATTCCGCGCCAGGGGTACCGGATCTCGCCGATTACGCTGGCGGACGTCGAGGAAATATTCACGTTGCGTGCGCAGATCGAGCCGATGGCGGCGCGGCTCGCGTGCGGCAACGTCGACACCGAACTGCTGCAGCGGCTCGACGAAGCCTGCGAAGCGCCGTTCGCGGACAAGCCCATCGACCATCAGATCGAATGGTTTCTGCGCACCAACCGCAAGTTCCATCTGACGATTGCCGCAGCCAGCGGCAATGCGCGTCTGTATCGCACCCTCGCCGGTCTGATGGACGACATGGCGCGCCTCGTCTCGCTGGGCTTTGGCGTCCAGGGCGTGCGCCCGCGCATCGAACACGATCACGAAAGCATCATCGGCGCCCTGGTCACGGGCAACGCGCCGCGCGCGGAAGCGCTTGCCCGGCAACACATCGAGACGTTTCTCCAGCAGACGAAAGAACACGTCTTCGCGAGCCTGTCGGCCTCGGGCACCTGGCTGCCCTACCTCTCGATTGCCGACTTGCGCAAATGATCAGGCGGCCGCCTGAAGTTCGCGGCGTCGGCCCGGAATCGCGTCGAGCAGCGCGCGTGTGTACGGATGCGACGGCGCGCGAAAGAGGGTCGCCGTGTCACCGTACTCGACCACGCTGCCTGACTTCATCACGGCGAGCGAGTCGCACAACTGCGCGGCGATGCGCAGGTCGTGCGTGATGAAAATCATCGATAGTCCGAGATCGGCCTTGAGCCGCGCGAGCAAGCGCAGCACTTGCGCCTGCACGGAGACGTCGAGCGCGGACACCGGCTCGTCGGCAACGAGCACCTTCGGGCGCATCGCCAGCGCTCGGGCAAGGCCGATACGCTGACGTTGTCCGCCGGAGAACTCGTGGGGGAAGCGATCGAGGGCGTCCGCACTCAGGCCGACGAGTTCGAACAGTTCCAGCGCGTGCGCATGCGCCTCGCGCGCCGGCTCACCGCGTGCGATCGGCCCTTGCGTGACGATGTCGCCCACGCGCCGGCGCGGATTGAGCGAACTGAACGGGTCCTGAAACACCATCTGAATATCGAGCGCCCTGCGACGCGCCTCGGCGTCGAGCGAGGCGCTGGCGAGGTCCGTGTCGCCGTAGAGAATGCGCCCGGCATCGGGCGTCATCAACCGGAGAATCGAGCGCGCGAGCGTCGACTTGCCCGAACCGCTTTCACCGACGATCCCCAACGTTCTGCCGTTGCCGACATCGAGGGTGACGTCGCGCAATGCCGCGCTGTGCGCCTGCGCCTTCTTGCCGAGCCAGCCGTGCTTCGCGTACGTCTTGTGCACCTGCTCGATGCGCAGGACGGGCGGTGCGGTCTCGGCGACTACCTCGGCGACTACCGGGGCGAGCGCAGGCGCGACAGCCGCGCCCGTGCGCGACGAAGCAGGCAATGCAGGCAATGCAGGCACCGCCGCGATCAGTGTGCGTGTGTATTCTTGCGACGGCTGCGTCAGGACCGTCTGCGCCGTCCCTTGTTCGACGATCTCGCCGTGGCGCATGACCGCCACGCGATCCGCAATTTCCGCCACCACCCCGAAGTCGTGCGTGATGAAGAGCACGCCCGTGCCCTTGCGTTGCTGCAAGTCGCGGATCAGCGTGAGGATCTGTGCTTGCGTCGTGACGTCGAGTGCGGTGGTCGGCTCATCCGCGATCAGCAACTCGGGTTCGAGTGCGAGCGCCATGGCGATCATGGCACGCTGACGCTGACCGCCGGACAACTCGTGCGGGTAGCGCTTGGCGGCGTCGTTGGGCGACGGGATCTGCACGGCGTCCAGCCATTCCAGGGTGCGTGCCCGGATCGTGCTGCCGGGCAGGCGGGTGTGCGTGCGATAGACCTCGGCGATCTGATCGCCGATGGTGCGCAGCGGATTGAGCGCCGTCATCGGCTCCTGAAAGATCATGCCGATGCGTGAACCGCGCCAGCGCCGACGCTCTGCCTCGGGCAGCGCCAGCAGGTTGCCCGCGCCTTCCCACGCGATGCGTCCGCCGCTCACCCGTACGCCCGGGGGCAGCAGACCGAGCAGGGTACTGGCGGTCATCGATTTGCCCGAGCCGCTTTCCCCGACCATACAGAGGATCTCGCCGCGCGCGAGCGAGAACGAGACGTCGTGAAGCGCATGCGGACGATCCGCATTGGGCGGCAAGTCGAGCGTGAGATGTTCGACGTCCAGAAGTGTCGTCATGATGGCGGTCCGTAAGGTTCGCGACAAAAAGGAAAGGTCTCGGCGCGGTCTGCGCGCAAGCTCAGAGGCGTTGGCCGCCGCTCGCATCGATGGCCTGACCGGTGATCCACCGACCGGCATCGCTGGCGAGAAACGCCACGATTTGTGCGATGTCGCGCGGCTCGCCAACACGCCCGAGCGCTACCGTCTGCGCAATCGCCTGGCTGGCGACGGGATCGCTGGCGCGCTTGTTCAGGTCGGTTGCGGTGGCGCCGGGCAGCACGGCATTGACGGTGATGCCGCGTGCACCGAGGTCGGCGGCGAGCGAGAGCGTCAGGGCTTCCAGTCCGGCTTTCGCCGGCGCATAGACGCTCATCTCCGGATAGGCCGCGCGCGTGCCGATCGACGAGACGTTGACGATGCGTCCGCCGGACTTCAGATGCCCGAGCGCATGCTGGATCACAAAAAACGGCGACTTCAGATTCACTTGCAGCACGCGGTCGAAATCCTCCGGCGTCACGGCGTCGATGCGCGCCCGAAGGCCGACTCCGGCGTTGTTCACGAGGATGTCGAACTGCGGCGGCAGATCGTGCGCGGCCAGCGCCTGGATGAAGCGTTCGACGAGCAGGCGCGCGCCATCCGGCGACGAGAGATCGGCCTGCACGGCAAAGGCGCGTGCGCCACTGGCGCGCAATTGTGCAACGAGCGTTTCGGCATCATCGGCCGCAGCGTTGTAATGCACGGCGACGCTTGCGCCGCGCGAGGCGAGCGCTGTGGCGATGGCGCGACCGATGCCGCGACTCGCGCCAGTGACGAGCGCGACCTTGCCGTCGAGACGGATCGGATCGTGGGATTCGGAGAACTGACTCATGATCGGATGGCTCCGGTGGAAGAAGTGAGAGAGGTGAGAGATGTAAGCGAGGGCGCATGGACCCGTTGATCGCTCCACGCCTGCGCGGCTTCGAGCGCACGCGCCTGTTCCAGCAGTGCATGCCGGTCGACCTTGTTGGTTCCGGCCCATGGCAGCTCGGCCACAAAGGCGACACGACGCGGGTGCTGATACGCCGGACCGTTCGCGAGCGCGTGTTGCTTGAGGGCGTCGACGCTCAGCGTGCTGCCGGGCTGACGCACCACGAACGCCACCGGCACGGCGGCGCGCTCTTCGTCGGCTAACGGCACAACGCTTGCCTGCCGCACTTCCGGATGGGCCTCCAGCAGCTTTTCCACTTCGACCGGATAGATGTTCTCGCCGGCACAGACGAACATGTCGTCGGCACGTCCCACGAAGTAGAAGAAGCCATTGGCGTCGCGACGCATCACGTCGCCGCTGTAGTACCAGCCGTCGTCGAGCACTTGCGCCGACTTTTCCGGCAGACGGTGATAGCCGCGCATGACCGCCGGATTGCGCATGCAGAGCACGCCCTGATTCGCATCGGGACCGTCGACGAGCTTCACCGCGTCGGGCGAGAGCGGATAGCCGAGCGCCAGCGGCGGCAGCGCAATGCCGTCGGGGTGGGGACCAAAAATGCTCGGTCCGGCTTCCGTGGTTCCGTAGCCGTGATGGATATGGGTCTGCGGGAATGCCGCCTGAATGCGGGCGAGCAACGCCGTGCTCATGGGCGCGGAGCCGAGCATGACCCGCTTGAGCGACGACACGTCGCGCCCGGCGAGCGTCTGCGGGTCTTTGACCAGACGCGCGAACATTGTCGGCACGGCGGTCAGCACGGTAATGCGATAGCGCTCCAGCGCGTCGACGTACGACGCCACGTCGAACGACGGCAGGATCACCAGCGTGCCGTTTACCGAGAACGCGCGCTTGGCCATGAACAGGCCGTTCATGTGAAACAGCGGCTGGGCCAGCAGATAGCGCTCCGTTGCCGGATTGTCGGGGCGCACATAGGTGGCTCCCAATGCCCAGAGTTGTCCCGCGTGCGTGAGCGGCACGCCCTTGGGCTTACCCGTCGAGCCCGACGTGTAGAGCATCTGCGCGACGCGATCGTCGGCGGGACGCACGGCGTCGAAATCCGTCGGCCGGATTTGCGTGGCGAAGCCCGCAGGGCCCGCATCGTCGAAGTCGATGACGGGCACGCGTGCGGCAAGTGCATCACGGCGTGCACCGTCGACGAAGGCCAGCGAGATGCCGGCGTCGTCGATCACGTAGTCCAGGATCTCGCGCGACTGCTTGATGTTGATCGGCACCGCCACGTAGCCCGCGCGCATGATGCCGAAGTAGGCGATCAGGTACTCCGCTCGGTTGAGCGAGGCGATGGCGATGTGCGCGCCGTCGGGCAGTCCGCGCGCGCGCAGGGTTGTCGCGACGCCGTTTGCCAGGCGATCGATGTCGGCATGCGTATAAGTGTGCGGATGCGTCTCGTCTCGCAGGTCGACGATGGCCGTCGTGTTCAGATCGAGAGACCGGTCGACGAGGTCGCCCAGGTTGTGCCAGCGGTGAGTCATAGGATTCGAGGGAACATGGAGTTTCGTGAAACAGGCACGGGGGCAAGCGCTCAGCGCTTGCGCAACGTCGGATTCAGGGCGTCGTTCAGGCCGTCGCCCACGAGATTCAGGGCCAGCACGGCGAGCATGATGGCTACGCCCGGTTCGGCGCACAGGTACCAGGACGAGCGGATCAGCGTGCGGCCTTCACCGATCTGACGCCCCCAGCTCGCGATGTTGGGATCGCCCAGTCCGAGAAACGACACGACCGACTCGTAGAGAATCGCCCCGGCAACGACCAGCGTGCCCATCACGAGCACCGGCGGCAGCGCGTTCGGCAAGACTTCGCGCAGGGCGATGCGCCACGGCGAGAGTCCGACCGTGCGGCAGGCCTGCACGAATTCGCGGGACTTGAACGACAGGCATTCGGCGCGGGTCAGTCGTGCGATGGCGGGCCATGACACCAGCGCCACGGCGATCACCGTGTTCTCGATGCGCGGGCCCAGAATGGCCACGACGGTGAGCACGAACACCACGTTCGGCACGATCTGGAACAGTTCCGTCACGCGCATGAGGACTTCGTCGATCCACCCGCCCCACCACGCGGCCATCGCGCCGATCGACACACCGATGAGCGTAGCGGCGACACTCGCCACCAGACCGATGGCGAGCGTTGCGCGTGCGCCGTGCGCCAGCATGGCGGCGATGTCGCGTCCGAGAGCGTCAGTACCGAGCGGGTATTGCCACTGTTCGAGGGGCCAGATCTCCGGCGCAGCGACGATTCGCAGCGGATCCCCCGGATACCACCACCCGGCACACAGGGCGACGATCACGATCAGCGCGAGCAGCAGCGCACCGGCAACGGCGCCGCCGTGACGCGCGAATTGCTGCCATGCGCGCGCGCCGCGCCGTGGCGCGCGAGGCAAATCGGAGGCGGCGCTCGCGGTGAGCGCGTCGAGGGTGGAATCGGCGGAAGACGTCATAGGAAAAACCAGTTCGTTTCGACGAAGCGGGAGCGTTTCAAAGCGTTACAAGCGCATGACAAGCGTTATGAAGCATGCGTGCGGATACGCGGATCGAGCCGTGTGTAAATCAGATCGACGGCGATGTTCGCGACAATCACCAGCGCGGAGCTGAGCACGAGCAGTCCGAGCACGACCGGGTAGTTGCGGCTCATTACGCTGTCGAACAACACGCCGCCAATGCCGGGCCAACTGAATACGGCCTCGACGACGATGCTGCCGCCGAGCACCGTACCGAGTTGCAGGCCGAGCAACGTGACGACCGGCAACATCGCGTTGCGCACCATGTGGCGCGTGATGACCGCCCGGCGGGTGAGGCCCTTCGCCTGAGCGGTTCGCACGTGATCCTGACGCGCCACTTCGAGCATCGAGGCGCGCATGACGCGTGCGTACGTCGCGGCGTAAAAGAGGCCAAGCGTGACGGCGGGCAACGCGAGGTGATGCAGGACATCGAGCGATGCATGCCATGCCCCCGTGAAGCCGGTGCCGTAATCCATGCCGATGGTCGTCATGCCGCCGACCGGGAACCAGCCGAGCTTCACCGAGAACAGAATGATGAGCATGATGCCGAGCCAGAAACTGGGTGCGGCGAAGCACGCCACCGCCGCAACGGACACCAGCGTGTCGCGCCACGTATTGAC harbors:
- a CDS encoding 2-hydroxyacid dehydrogenase, with amino-acid sequence MPLHPEALAPWREARSPEVMQGDTLLIKSGGAAALTEWQHHFARLLPGLRVYGWDDPFIDPRNVKYALVYQPDHGRLAHYPRLKLILSAAAGVDHILADPALPANVPIVRMVTDETRERMSDFVTFAALAIVRDMPALVAAQRDGRWANELTGRLARDTRVSVLGLGELGRAVAARLQANGFRVNGWARTPKAIPGVNVFAGEAQLDALLAETDILVNLLPDTVATRGILGRKLFAQLPSGASLIQVGRGVHLDRHALLDALDSGRLRSAVVDVFDLEPLPPEDALRRHPKVLVTPHIASTVSYAARARQVADVLGAHARGAPLPFVYDAHKGY
- a CDS encoding GntR family transcriptional regulator, translating into MSPASPTSSSSSASHASHASPSPLASHDSEEAVALARGDDAYERIRHDVLTCVIMPGAVVSEAELMRRYGIARTSCRVALVRLVHEGFARAIPRQGYRISPITLADVEEIFTLRAQIEPMAARLACGNVDTELLQRLDEACEAPFADKPIDHQIEWFLRTNRKFHLTIAAASGNARLYRTLAGLMDDMARLVSLGFGVQGVRPRIEHDHESIIGALVTGNAPRAEALARQHIETFLQQTKEHVFASLSASGTWLPYLSIADLRK
- a CDS encoding ABC transporter ATP-binding protein; its protein translation is MTTLLDVEHLTLDLPPNADRPHALHDVSFSLARGEILCMVGESGSGKSMTASTLLGLLPPGVRVSGGRIAWEGAGNLLALPEAERRRWRGSRIGMIFQEPMTALNPLRTIGDQIAEVYRTHTRLPGSTIRARTLEWLDAVQIPSPNDAAKRYPHELSGGQRQRAMIAMALALEPELLIADEPTTALDVTTQAQILTLIRDLQQRKGTGVLFITHDFGVVAEIADRVAVMRHGEIVEQGTAQTVLTQPSQEYTRTLIAAVPALPALPASSRTGAAVAPALAPVVAEVVAETAPPVLRIEQVHKTYAKHGWLGKKAQAHSAALRDVTLDVGNGRTLGIVGESGSGKSTLARSILRLMTPDAGRILYGDTDLASASLDAEARRRALDIQMVFQDPFSSLNPRRRVGDIVTQGPIARGEPAREAHAHALELFELVGLSADALDRFPHEFSGGQRQRIGLARALAMRPKVLVADEPVSALDVSVQAQVLRLLARLKADLGLSMIFITHDLRIAAQLCDSLAVMKSGSVVEYGDTATLFRAPSHPYTRALLDAIPGRRRELQAAA
- a CDS encoding SDR family oxidoreductase → MSQFSESHDPIRLDGKVALVTGASRGIGRAIATALASRGASVAVHYNAAADDAETLVAQLRASGARAFAVQADLSSPDGARLLVERFIQALAAHDLPPQFDILVNNAGVGLRARIDAVTPEDFDRVLQVNLKSPFFVIQHALGHLKSGGRIVNVSSIGTRAAYPEMSVYAPAKAGLEALTLSLAADLGARGITVNAVLPGATATDLNKRASDPVASQAIAQTVALGRVGEPRDIAQIVAFLASDAGRWITGQAIDASGGQRL
- a CDS encoding class I adenylate-forming enzyme family protein; the protein is MTHRWHNLGDLVDRSLDLNTTAIVDLRDETHPHTYTHADIDRLANGVATTLRARGLPDGAHIAIASLNRAEYLIAYFGIMRAGYVAVPINIKQSREILDYVIDDAGISLAFVDGARRDALAARVPVIDFDDAGPAGFATQIRPTDFDAVRPADDRVAQMLYTSGSTGKPKGVPLTHAGQLWALGATYVRPDNPATERYLLAQPLFHMNGLFMAKRAFSVNGTLVILPSFDVASYVDALERYRITVLTAVPTMFARLVKDPQTLAGRDVSSLKRVMLGSAPMSTALLARIQAAFPQTHIHHGYGTTEAGPSIFGPHPDGIALPPLALGYPLSPDAVKLVDGPDANQGVLCMRNPAVMRGYHRLPEKSAQVLDDGWYYSGDVMRRDANGFFYFVGRADDMFVCAGENIYPVEVEKLLEAHPEVRQASVVPLADEERAAVPVAFVVRQPGSTLSVDALKQHALANGPAYQHPRRVAFVAELPWAGTNKVDRHALLEQARALEAAQAWSDQRVHAPSLTSLTSLTSSTGAIRS
- a CDS encoding ABC transporter permease, with protein sequence MTSSADSTLDALTASAASDLPRAPRRGARAWQQFARHGGAVAGALLLALIVIVALCAGWWYPGDPLRIVAAPEIWPLEQWQYPLGTDALGRDIAAMLAHGARATLAIGLVASVAATLIGVSIGAMAAWWGGWIDEVLMRVTELFQIVPNVVFVLTVVAILGPRIENTVIAVALVSWPAIARLTRAECLSFKSREFVQACRTVGLSPWRIALREVLPNALPPVLVMGTLVVAGAILYESVVSFLGLGDPNIASWGRQIGEGRTLIRSSWYLCAEPGVAIMLAVLALNLVGDGLNDALNPTLRKR
- a CDS encoding ABC transporter permease, which translates into the protein MVTRLLLRRVLQAVPLLLGVIVMNFCLIQSVPGTLLDVMTAEQQVTDPALIERLRVTYGMDKPLWQQLLHYINSVVHLDLGYSYRHNLPVFDVIMAHLPATLVLMLASLLIAVIVGVSAGVIAAVNVNTWRDTLVSVAAVACFAAPSFWLGIMLIILFSVKLGWFPVGGMTTIGMDYGTGFTGAWHASLDVLHHLALPAVTLGLFYAATYARVMRASMLEVARQDHVRTAQAKGLTRRAVITRHMVRNAMLPVVTLLGLQLGTVLGGSIVVEAVFSWPGIGGVLFDSVMSRNYPVVLGLLVLSSALVIVANIAVDLIYTRLDPRIRTHAS